ACTTTTAACAACGCTATCTATTTTGTCAGTTTTTCTATTTGTTAAGATGTTTTACTTTAAAAGCATTACAAACAAAGAACAAAGAAGTAACGATTTGATGAAATTAACCCTTCAAGAAGCAGAGATACTTATTAGAAAGTATCAAATCCAACTTCAAAGAGCGCTTGGAAATGTTGATATCTTAAGCGACGAGTTAACGAAATTAAGAAACGAACTTAAGGCGTTAAAACAGAGAAATACTAAACATAGACAAGAAACTGATCGTCTTAATAATAAAATCAAAGCACTAGAGAGTCGTATAGACGCTCTAATATAAGGATAATAATATGACACTTAGTAATACTGAAAGAAGAATCATAGAAAGCTCTATAAGAGATGTAAAAGATTTTCCAAAACCGGGAATCGTATTTAAAGATATCACGACTCTTCTTAACGATGCAGAAGCGTACGGCGTGCTTATGAACCACCTTTATCAAAGATATAAAGGGTATAACTTAAATTATATTGCCGGTATCGATGCCAGAGGATTTATTTTCGGTGCCGCACTTGCTCAGATGCTTGGAATCGGGTTTGTGCCTATTCGCAAAAAAGGGAAGTTGCCGTACACGACGATAAGTGAAAAATATTCGCTAGAGTACGGCATAGATGAAGTAGAGATTCATATCGATGCTTTTAGCAAAACTCAAAATGCGAGAGTGCTTCTTATAGATGATTTAATCGCTACGGGCGGAACGGCAAATGCGGCGGCAAGACTTATAAAGCAGGCAGGCGCTTCATGCGTAGAAGCTTGTTTTGTTGTAGCTCTTAACTTTTTAGACGGACAAAAAAATTTAAAAGAGATAACAGATGTGTACTCTTTGATAGAGGTAAACTAATGTATATCCCTTCTGCTTCAAAATTTGACCCTAACGAAAACGGTCATTTTGGAATATTTGGCGGCAGATATGTTCCTGAAACATTGATGCCGGCACTTTTAAAACTTGAAGAGGAGTACAAAAGTATCCGCTTTGATAAAGATTTTTGGGCGGAAGTTGACTACTACTTAAAAGATTATGTAGGTCGCCCTTCTCCACTCTACTATGCTAAAAATATCTCTGATGAACTGGGTGCAAAAATTTACCTCAAAAGAGAAGATTTAAACCATACGGGCGCACACAAAGTAAACAATGTTATAGCTCAAGGACTTATGGCAAAGCGACTCGGATACAAAAAAATCATAGCAGAAACAGGTGCAGGACAGCACGGTGTTGCAACTGCTACGATTTGCGCGTTGTTAGGTCTTGAGTGCGAAATATTTATGGGTGCCAAAGATGTAGCCCGTCAAGAGTTAAATGTTTTTCGTATGAAGCTTCTCGGTGCAAAAGTAAATGCGGTAGAGAGCGGAAGCAAGACTCTAAAAGATGCAATGAACGATGCAATTCGCCACTGGGTTACAAATGCCAGAGATACATTTTACATTATCGGAACGGTTGCGGGTCCTCATCCTTACCCTATGATGGTTAGAGATTTTCAAGCGATTATCGGTTATGAAGCAAGAGCTCAGATACTTGAAAAAGAGGGTCGTCTGCCGAATCATGTTATAGCGTGCATCGGCGGCGGAAGCAATGCGATAGGAATGTTTCAACACTTTTTAGAAGATAAAGAGGTTGAGTGCATCGGTATAGAAGCAGGCGGAAAAGGTATAAGCTCCGGCGAACACGGCTGTTCGCTAAATCAAGGTCGCCCCGGCGTACTGCACGGTCAGATGAGCTACCTGCTTCAAGACGAAGACGGACAGATACTAGAAGCCCACTCCATCTCTGCAGGGCTTGACTATCCGGGTATAGGACCCGAACATGCCTTTCATCACGACAACAAATCCGTAAGCTACGGTTATGCAACGGATAAAGAAGCACTTGATGCCTTTGTATGGTTGTCACGCAAAGAGGGGATTATCCCCGCTTTTGAGAGTGCGCATGCAGTGGCATACCTTAAAAAAATACCCAATGTAAAAGATAAACTAATCATTGTAAATATCTCCGGCAGAGGCGATAAAGATATGATACAAGCTAAAGAAATTTTAAAATTTGATAATTAAAGCGAAGAAAAAATGAACATTAAACTAATAAACAAAGAAGTATACGAGGTTTCATCGGATGTAACGGTTATTTTTCTAAAAAAAGATGAGCTTGCGGAGTGTGAATATACGGATATTTTACAAAAAGCCGGATTTAAAGCCGAGCAAGATACTACATGCTTTTTATATGAAAAAGGGTTGCTCTTTTGCGGGGTTGATAGCAAAAAAAGCGATGATTTAAGAAGTGCGTGCGCATGTGCTATGAAAACTCTAAAGACATCAAATTTCACATCGGCAAAAATGGAAGTGATTTCCAAATCAACGATTGGTGCATTGGTTGAGGGAATCGTTCTTGGCGGATATGAGTTTAACGAGTATAAATCAGAGCCGAAAAAGAGTGAATTTAAAGAGGTTCTTTTAACATCGAACGATATTGATTTCGGCAATTTAGAGTCGATTTTTAATGAAGCGCTCATTGTAGCACATGCTACAAATTTTACTCGCGATATCGTGAACAAAGCACCGCAA
This portion of the Sulfurimonas sp. genome encodes:
- the trpB gene encoding tryptophan synthase subunit beta — protein: MYIPSASKFDPNENGHFGIFGGRYVPETLMPALLKLEEEYKSIRFDKDFWAEVDYYLKDYVGRPSPLYYAKNISDELGAKIYLKREDLNHTGAHKVNNVIAQGLMAKRLGYKKIIAETGAGQHGVATATICALLGLECEIFMGAKDVARQELNVFRMKLLGAKVNAVESGSKTLKDAMNDAIRHWVTNARDTFYIIGTVAGPHPYPMMVRDFQAIIGYEARAQILEKEGRLPNHVIACIGGGSNAIGMFQHFLEDKEVECIGIEAGGKGISSGEHGCSLNQGRPGVLHGQMSYLLQDEDGQILEAHSISAGLDYPGIGPEHAFHHDNKSVSYGYATDKEALDAFVWLSRKEGIIPAFESAHAVAYLKKIPNVKDKLIIVNISGRGDKDMIQAKEILKFDN
- a CDS encoding adenine phosphoribosyltransferase, with translation MTLSNTERRIIESSIRDVKDFPKPGIVFKDITTLLNDAEAYGVLMNHLYQRYKGYNLNYIAGIDARGFIFGAALAQMLGIGFVPIRKKGKLPYTTISEKYSLEYGIDEVEIHIDAFSKTQNARVLLIDDLIATGGTANAAARLIKQAGASCVEACFVVALNFLDGQKNLKEITDVYSLIEVN